One Pichia kudriavzevii chromosome 3, complete sequence genomic window carries:
- a CDS encoding uncharacterized protein (PKUD0C04715; similar to Saccharomyces cerevisiae YFR049W (YMR31); ancestral locus Anc_3.572), which produces MKASLRILQRVPSIKFVGGPHPIVSHPVGAHPCAPNGMRPSANASPVASASAASNVAFQSRNNLSKRFRYRPIEEIEIEDVELGGALIN; this is translated from the exons ATGAAGGCCTCCTTGAGAATATTACAACGTGTACCATCAATCAAGTTTGTGGGTGGTCCTCATCCGATTG TATCCCATCCAGTTGGAGCACACCCATGCGCACCAAATGGAATGAGACCTAGTGCAAATGCTTCTCCAGTTGCAAGTGCCTCCGCAGCTTCCAATGTTGCTTTCCAATCAAGAAACAACTTGTCTAAAAGATTCAGATACAGACCAATCGAAGAGATTGAGATCGAAGATGTTGAACTAGGTGGTGCATTAATCAATTGA